Proteins encoded together in one Dasypus novemcinctus isolate mDasNov1 chromosome 9, mDasNov1.1.hap2, whole genome shotgun sequence window:
- the LOC101423638 gene encoding gap junction beta-5 protein translates to MNWGVFEGLLSGVNKYSTAFGRIWLSLVFIFRVLVYLVTVEHVWSDDHKDFDCNTRQPGCTNVCFDEFFPVSHVRLWALQLILVTCPSLLVVMHVAYRKAREKKHQEAAGEGTRHLYLNPGKKRGGLWWTYVGSLVCKVGVDAAFLYMFHSFYPKYTLPHVVQCHVAPCPNSVDCFISKPSEKNIFTLFMVITAAICILLNLLELAYLVSKRCRESLAARRGQATSLELRPDGGPSPCKQDDLLSGDLIFLGSDAHPPLLPDQPRDHVKKTVL, encoded by the coding sequence ATGAACTGGGGGGTCTTTGAAGGCCTTCTGAGTGGGGTCAACAAGTACTCCACGGCCTTTGGGCGCATCTGGCTTTCTCTGGTCTTCATCTTCCGGGTGCTGGTGTACCTGGTGACCGTGGAGCACGTGTGGAGCGACGACCACAAGGACTTCGACTGCAACACCCGCCAGCCAGGCTGCACCAATGTCTGTTTCGACGAGTTCTTCCCCGTGTCCCACGTGCGCCTCTGGGCCCTGCAGCTCATCCTGGTCACATGCCCCTCGCTGCTGGTGGTCATGCACGTGGCCTACCGCAAGGCTCGGGAGAAGAAGCACCAAGAGGCGGCTGGGGAGGGCACCAGGCACCTCTACCTGAACCCGGGCAAGAAGCGGGGCGGGCTCTGGTGGACGTACGTCGGCAGCCTGGTGTGCAAGGTGGGCGTGGACGCCGCCTTCCTCTACATGTTCCACtcattctaccccaaatacaccCTCCCTCACGTGGTCCAGTGCCACGTGGCGCCATGTCCCAACAGCGTGGACTGCTTCATCTCCAAGCCCTCGGAGAAAAACATCTTCACGCTCTTCATGGTCATCACCGCTGCCATCTGCATCTTGCTCAACCTCCTGGAGCTGGCCTACCTGGTGAGCAAGAGGTGCCGCGAGAGCCTGGCAGCGAGGAGAGGCCAGGCCACGTCCCTGGAGCTTCGCCCGGATGGTGGCCCCTCTCCCTGCAAACAGGACGACCTCCTCTCAGGTGACCTCATCTTCCTGGGCTCAGACGCTCACCCTCCTCTCTTACCAGACCAGCCTCGAGACCACGTGAAGAAAACCGTTCTGTGA